In Peromyscus maniculatus bairdii isolate BWxNUB_F1_BW_parent chromosome 9, HU_Pman_BW_mat_3.1, whole genome shotgun sequence, one genomic interval encodes:
- the Selenok gene encoding selenoprotein K, with protein sequence MVYISNGQVLDSRNQSPWRLSFITDFFWGIAEFVVFFFKTLLQQDVKKRRGYGSSSDSRYDDGRGPPGNPPRRRMGRISHLQGPSPPPMAGGUGR encoded by the exons ATGGTTTACATCTCGAACG GACAAGTATTGGACAGCCGGAATCAGTCCCCATGGAGATTGTCTTTTATAACAGATTTCTTCTGGGGAATAGCAgaatttgtggttttttt TTTCAAAACTCTGCTTCAGCAAGACgtgaaaaaaagaagaggctaTGGAAGCTCATCTGATTCCAGATATGATGATGGAAGAGG GCCACCAGGAAACCCTCCACGAAGAAGAATGGGTCGAATCAGTCATCTTCAaggccccagccctcctccaATGGCTGGTGGATGAGGAAGGTAA